The [Clostridium] celerecrescens 18A genomic sequence AGCGATTTTTGCAAAACGGTATATAAGGGATGGGAGGAAAACAGGTTGAATAACAGAACTTATTTATTACCAGAGTCCGGAAGGTTTTATAAAGCAAATCTTCACAGCCATACAGTCATATCAGATGGAAGATTGACGCCGGAAGAGGCCAAGGAACACTATAAGAAGCATGGGTATCAGATTATGGCGTTTACGGATCACATGATCTATCGGAACCATGAAGAATTAAACGATGAGGAATTCCTGGCACTTGCTGCCACAGAAGTGGATATCAACGAGGTGAGTCCGGACAGACTGCGTCCGGAGGACAAGACGTATCACATTAATTTGTACGATACTGCCCCCGGATATGAGCGGGTCAGAAAGGAACAGGGAATATGTCCGGAACGCAGGTACGGAGACTTTGATTATATTAACAGATATTTAGAGGAGATGAAGGAGCTGGGATTCCTCGCCTGTTATAACCATCCTTACTGGTCCCTGCAGAACTATGACGATTACAAAGGCTTAAACGGGCTGTTTGCCATGGAAATCTACAATTACGGATGCGAGCTTGACGGACTGTATGGTTATAATCCCCAGTCTTATGATGAGATGCTTCGTTTGGGAAAACGGCTGTGGTGCCTGGCAACGGACGATAATCACAACAGTCATCCGTTTGACGATCCCCTGTGCGATTCTTTCGGAGGCTTTACCATGATTAAGGCAGAAGGTTTAAGCTATAATTCTGTTATCAATGCGCTGGTGAAAGGCCATTTCTACTGCTCCATGGGACCGGAGATAAAAGAGATTTATATGGAGGGCAGGGAGCTTGTGGTAAGGACCGGGCCGGTTCAGGCTATCTGCGGGATCACGGACAGTACCAGATTCTGCCAAAGAGCGGCTGTGGAGGGAGAACCCCTTATAGAAGCAAGGTTTCTCCTTGAAGGAAACGAAACCTATATCCGGGTGGAATGCAAGGATGAAAAGGGGCTTTTTGCTAACAGCAATGCTTACTTTCTTTCCGATCTGGAGTGAATCCGGGTACTATAGAGACAGCCTGGCTGATCATGCGCCCGTTGTCGCAGTCAATTGGGGATTAGCAATCCGCTTCGCTGCTTGATGAGATTAAAAAGTTCTTTTCTGATATTTATCGGAAAAGAACTTTTTTTTTGAGTGACAGGCTATAGTATGAAGAATTTATCAGTCTTAATCTGACTTATTACCGCGAAGTATGGATAGCAGTTAAAAATAATAATATATGCTTAGCTAACTATTGATTTTCTTGTTCATCTGTGTTATATTATTAACAAATAGAAGTTACTATTTCAATACATTAAAAAAAGGAGATGGTATTATGTTGACTACATTTAAAGCAACAGCAAAAGCACTGCCTGAGGGGTTACAGGTTGAAACAAATTCAAGAGGTTTTAAAATCCTTTTTGATGAACCCGAAGATCTGGGTGGTACAGATACTGCTATGAACCCTGTGGAGGGCTTGTTATGTGCATTGGGTGCATGCCAGTCCATCGTGGCGAAAGCATTTGCAGCAGCTCATAATATTACTTTTGAGGAATTCCATGTTGAGTTGGAAGGGGACCTTGATCCAGACGGATTTATGGGACTTGCTGATGTAAGAAATGGTTTTCAGGAGATTCGTTTTGTAATGCATTTCAAAACAAACGAACCAAAAGAAAAAATTGAGGAATTTGCAAAGTTTATCGAGAATACCTGCCCTGTAGGTGATTGTTTATCAAACGGTGTAAAATTAGTGTTATCCGGTGTGGCAATTGATTAAATAGTATGAAAAGCAAAAAGAGCCTATATTATAAAATTGGCTCTTTTTCTATAGAAAAGGAGAAAATTTATGCTTATTAAAATGTCAATAATTCCTGGCGGAAAAACGGGCAAGGTAGGTAAAATAAATGTTAAAACGGGCGATAAGGTCGCTGCCGGCGATATCCTTGTACAAATAGAAACGGCGAAAGGAAACCGCCAGATTAGAGCCACATCAGATGGAACAGTTAGTAAAATATTATGTGAAGAGGGCATGGATATAGCATCGAATGCCGAGATGTTTGAAATCACCGGGGTACCTGAAGCCATAGAGGCTGCGATAACAAATTGTGATTGTGCTTCACAGGAAACCGCTAAGGAAGCAACTGCCGATTTACTTATCATAGGAGCTGGTCCCGGCGGATATGTAGCCGCTATTTATGCCGCTAAAAGTGGCCTGAAAGTAACTCTGGTTGAGCAATCAGCATTAGGCGGAACCTGTCTTAATGTCGGCTGTATTCCCACAAAAGCACTTGTTAAATCTGCGGAAGTCTGCCACACGGTAAGGAATGCGTCAGTCTTTGGAATTGAATCAGACTGCCCGGTTACAGTAAATATGAAACAGGTCATTGACCGTAAGGATAAGATCAAGGACAGGCTCGTTTCCGGAATTGACTTTCTTATGAAAAAAAATGAAATCAATGTAATCTCCGGTCAAGCATCATTTATGGATAAAAATACAGTAACAATAAAAGGCGAAGAAAATTATATCGTTAAGGCACAGAATATTATTATTGCAACAGGCTCAAAAATCTCTAATATTGCCATTCCGGGTATAGAACTTCCGTTTGTCTTAAACAGCACAAAAGCGTTGTCTGATCAAAAGCTTCCCAAATCCATCACCATTATTGGCGGTGGTGTGATCGGAATGGAATTTGCATTTATCTATAAAAATTTCGGCGTTGATGTCCATGTGATTGAATTTATGGATCGATTACTGACCATGGTAGACAGTGATATTTCAAAAGAGATACAGGATATGGCAGAAGAAAATAACATTCACATTCACACCGGTTCAAAGGTTAAGAAAATTCAAAGTTCCGTAGATGGTATGGCAGTTATTACCTATGAAAACAATGCAGGGGAACACTTAGTGGTAAGTGAAAAAGTATTGGTGGCTATAGGCAGGGAGCCGAATCTGGATGGATTATCCATTGAAAAGAGCGGTGTCTTGTTAAACAGCAACGGGAGAGGGATTCAAGTAGATCATTCCATGCATACCAATGTTGACAATATTTATGCAATTGGAGATGTAACAAATATCATTCAACTGGCCCACGTAGCTTCCCATCAGGGGATTTCAGCCATAGAAAATATATTAGGAAAGCATAAAGAAATGAATTATTCAGCAGTCCCTAATGTAATATTTACTTCACCGGAAATCGCAAGTGTCGGTATCGGTGAAGACGAAGCAAAAAGCAAAGGCATTGATATTGATGTAAGTAAATTTTCCTTTGCCGGAAACGGAAAAGCTTTGACGATGAATGAGGCGAGAGGCTTTTTAAAACTGATTAAAAACAATAACACAGGAAAAATAATAGGCGGGTCAATAATAGGTGCCGATGCATCCTCTTTAATCAGCTCATTAACCTTAGCAATTGCCAATGGATTTACTGAAAAAGAAATCGCTGAAACCATATTCCCACACCCTACTACCAGTGAAACGATTCATGAAGCCGCACTGGATTTTGGAATTGGAGCCTTACATCAATAATGAAAAAAATAGTGATATCCGAAGAATTTGATCCCTATTTTAATATAGCAGCAGAGCATCAGCTGTTTTTATCCTCCGAGGAAGATCTGCATCTGTTCCTGTGGCAGAACGATTCTTCTGTGATTATAGGAAGGAACCAGAACCTGTACGCAGAATGCGATTTAAATTACTTAAGGGAACATGACATAAAAGCAGTCCGCAGGTTTTCCGGGGGCGGAGCAGTGTATCATGACAAGGGCAATGTTAATTTTACCTTTATTACAAAAGAGGCATCAGCCAGTCAGGATTACTTTGTTAAGCTCATACAATCTGCAATGCAGCGGCTTGGGATCGACTGTGAATTTAGCGGCAGAAATGATTTATTATTCAAAAACCGGAAATTTTCCGGTCACGCTTATTATACGGACGGTGATAATTACATGTATCATGGTACGGTACTGGTCAACGTAAATTTTGAACAGCTGGAAAATGCCCTTACACCGTCTAAAATAAAGTTGGAGTCCAAAGGAGTCGAATCTGTAAGGAGCAGAGTTATCAATCTATCTGAAATAAACAGTGAAATCACTGCCCAGTCAGTGATCCAGGCTTTTATTGAAACCTTTGAATGCAATCATATAGAATCTATTAATAAAATGAATTTTCATCCACCATTAGAGAAAATCCTCTCGTCTGATAATTGGATGTTTGCCCAATCGCCTAAATTTGATGTTGAATTGGAACGCAGATATTCATTTGGAACTATGTCTGTTTCTATCTCTATCGCAGATGACCTGATTCAGAATATAAAAATAAATACGGATAGTTTGAAGATTTATGATTTTAATGCCTGTGAAAAGGAACTATATCATACTCGCTTTAATGAACAGGAGATTTGGGATCATATCGAGCGGTATCTCTAGAATCATCTTGATTTTTCTTAATATCAGGAAAAGACCTTGAAAAATATTGTACACTAGGTCGTTTTATGTTAATATATGAAATAAAAAAATCAAATGGTGAGTACTATGTTTAATTTAGATGATTGCATTGCTTTTGTCACTTGCAAAGGGGCAAAGGATTTAGCGGATACCTTGGAAAAAAGGCTGAATAATTTTAATATAACAAGAAGCCAATGGATTGCACTTTATTATATTAAAAATAATAATATGATTACGCAAAAGCAGTTGGCCGATAAAATGTCTTTAAAAGAGCCTAGTGTCGTCAGGTTATTAGATAAGATGGAACTATACGGCTGGGTGAATCGTATCAGCAGTAACGACGACAAAAGAATGAAGTTTTTAATATTAACCGAAAGCGGCAAAGATATTGAGACAGCTATGC encodes the following:
- a CDS encoding PHP domain-containing protein, whose translation is MNNRTYLLPESGRFYKANLHSHTVISDGRLTPEEAKEHYKKHGYQIMAFTDHMIYRNHEELNDEEFLALAATEVDINEVSPDRLRPEDKTYHINLYDTAPGYERVRKEQGICPERRYGDFDYINRYLEEMKELGFLACYNHPYWSLQNYDDYKGLNGLFAMEIYNYGCELDGLYGYNPQSYDEMLRLGKRLWCLATDDNHNSHPFDDPLCDSFGGFTMIKAEGLSYNSVINALVKGHFYCSMGPEIKEIYMEGRELVVRTGPVQAICGITDSTRFCQRAAVEGEPLIEARFLLEGNETYIRVECKDEKGLFANSNAYFLSDLE
- a CDS encoding OsmC family protein encodes the protein MLTTFKATAKALPEGLQVETNSRGFKILFDEPEDLGGTDTAMNPVEGLLCALGACQSIVAKAFAAAHNITFEEFHVELEGDLDPDGFMGLADVRNGFQEIRFVMHFKTNEPKEKIEEFAKFIENTCPVGDCLSNGVKLVLSGVAID
- the lpdA gene encoding dihydrolipoyl dehydrogenase — its product is MLIKMSIIPGGKTGKVGKINVKTGDKVAAGDILVQIETAKGNRQIRATSDGTVSKILCEEGMDIASNAEMFEITGVPEAIEAAITNCDCASQETAKEATADLLIIGAGPGGYVAAIYAAKSGLKVTLVEQSALGGTCLNVGCIPTKALVKSAEVCHTVRNASVFGIESDCPVTVNMKQVIDRKDKIKDRLVSGIDFLMKKNEINVISGQASFMDKNTVTIKGEENYIVKAQNIIIATGSKISNIAIPGIELPFVLNSTKALSDQKLPKSITIIGGGVIGMEFAFIYKNFGVDVHVIEFMDRLLTMVDSDISKEIQDMAEENNIHIHTGSKVKKIQSSVDGMAVITYENNAGEHLVVSEKVLVAIGREPNLDGLSIEKSGVLLNSNGRGIQVDHSMHTNVDNIYAIGDVTNIIQLAHVASHQGISAIENILGKHKEMNYSAVPNVIFTSPEIASVGIGEDEAKSKGIDIDVSKFSFAGNGKALTMNEARGFLKLIKNNNTGKIIGGSIIGADASSLISSLTLAIANGFTEKEIAETIFPHPTTSETIHEAALDFGIGALHQ
- a CDS encoding lipoate--protein ligase, with translation MKKIVISEEFDPYFNIAAEHQLFLSSEEDLHLFLWQNDSSVIIGRNQNLYAECDLNYLREHDIKAVRRFSGGGAVYHDKGNVNFTFITKEASASQDYFVKLIQSAMQRLGIDCEFSGRNDLLFKNRKFSGHAYYTDGDNYMYHGTVLVNVNFEQLENALTPSKIKLESKGVESVRSRVINLSEINSEITAQSVIQAFIETFECNHIESINKMNFHPPLEKILSSDNWMFAQSPKFDVELERRYSFGTMSVSISIADDLIQNIKINTDSLKIYDFNACEKELYHTRFNEQEIWDHIERYL
- a CDS encoding MarR family winged helix-turn-helix transcriptional regulator — its product is MFNLDDCIAFVTCKGAKDLADTLEKRLNNFNITRSQWIALYYIKNNNMITQKQLADKMSLKEPSVVRLLDKMELYGWVNRISSNDDKRMKFLILTESGKDIETAMLDVAEKFKSDVLDGISPEDLDVFKSTLNKMLINIEDGSK